Proteins from one Paenibacillus amylolyticus genomic window:
- a CDS encoding LysR family transcriptional regulator, whose protein sequence is MSLIKYEILNTVVEYGSLTKAAEALNVTQSAVSHAIASLETECGFSLLHRGRSGVRVTAEGERILGYTREILRWTELMNQEISLIRGAEIGTVRIGTFASVSTQWLPGILKQFRLRHPGIEIKLWEGDYAEIEGWLAGGAIDLGFLSLGDSSPFETIPLQKDRMMCILPLDHPLASEESVSFDILLEQPFILPKWGGDNEIERLIRQHAAKLNVVYEVAEDQAIMAMVRNGLGISLLPEMVLQNHADALALVPLTGDPYRTIGMACPSLGNLSPATRRFIEEVQQWLGRTM, encoded by the coding sequence ATGTCACTCATCAAATATGAAATATTGAATACCGTCGTGGAATATGGCAGTCTCACCAAAGCAGCAGAAGCGCTGAATGTCACCCAATCCGCAGTCAGCCATGCCATCGCAAGCCTCGAGACCGAATGTGGTTTTTCACTCCTCCATCGCGGCCGCTCCGGTGTACGGGTTACCGCTGAAGGTGAACGTATTCTGGGATATACACGTGAGATTCTGCGCTGGACGGAACTGATGAACCAGGAAATCTCCCTCATTCGCGGTGCGGAGATTGGTACCGTGCGGATCGGCACCTTCGCAAGTGTCTCCACGCAATGGTTGCCAGGCATCCTGAAACAATTTCGCCTGCGTCATCCAGGAATTGAGATCAAGCTGTGGGAGGGCGATTATGCTGAGATTGAGGGCTGGCTGGCTGGAGGGGCCATCGACCTCGGATTTCTATCCCTGGGCGATTCCTCCCCTTTTGAGACGATCCCATTACAAAAAGACAGGATGATGTGCATCCTGCCTCTGGATCATCCTCTCGCTTCAGAGGAATCTGTTTCGTTTGATATTCTACTGGAGCAACCCTTTATTCTGCCCAAGTGGGGCGGAGATAATGAGATTGAACGACTGATTCGTCAGCATGCAGCCAAGCTCAATGTCGTCTATGAAGTCGCAGAAGATCAAGCGATCATGGCGATGGTTCGTAACGGTCTCGGCATCAGCCTGCTACCGGAAATGGTCCTTCAAAATCATGCTGATGCACTCGCGCTCGTGCCGCTCACTGGAGATCCGTACCGCACAATCGGCATGGCCTGCCCATCTTTGGGCAATCTATCACCAGCTACCCGGCGTTTCATTGAAGAGGTGCAGCAGTGGCTCGGCCGGACGATGTGA
- a CDS encoding DMT family transporter: MNGGQVNQGQATRRADIQMLLATVIWGSSYLFMKSGLESMQELNLVAFRFGIAFIAAGLLFHRRLLNMDRRTLVAGAIMGTALFAAFVFITYGVQRTTTSQAGFLISLAVIFVPILTTIQHRRMPDKRLTLSILVAVTGLGLLTLQHELSLHTGDILCILAALVYAIYIMIAGKYTQKHDPLTLGTVQLGVAAMWGIAATFMLETPRMPDTAESWAAILGLGVLCSGLGYILQTLAQRHASPTRTSLIFSLEPLFAAAFAFTFQGESLTLQGYAGAALMLAGVLITEIKLPQPVFWRRKRPVLQSELSDQGAPGV; this comes from the coding sequence ATGAATGGTGGACAGGTTAATCAAGGTCAGGCAACAAGAAGAGCGGACATACAGATGCTGCTCGCAACGGTCATCTGGGGATCATCCTATCTGTTTATGAAATCGGGACTGGAGTCCATGCAGGAATTGAATCTGGTCGCATTCCGTTTTGGAATTGCCTTTATTGCGGCAGGGCTTCTTTTTCATCGGCGGTTGTTGAACATGGATCGCAGAACACTTGTGGCAGGAGCCATTATGGGGACAGCTTTATTCGCTGCATTTGTATTCATCACCTATGGTGTACAACGAACAACAACATCTCAAGCGGGATTCCTGATTAGTTTGGCGGTTATTTTTGTACCCATCCTGACGACGATCCAGCATCGTCGCATGCCTGATAAACGATTGACGTTAAGTATATTGGTTGCTGTTACCGGGCTTGGCTTGCTGACGCTTCAACATGAGCTGAGTCTGCACACGGGAGATATTCTCTGCATACTTGCAGCACTCGTATACGCCATCTATATTATGATTGCTGGCAAGTACACACAGAAGCATGATCCACTAACATTGGGGACAGTTCAACTGGGTGTTGCAGCCATGTGGGGAATTGCAGCTACATTCATGCTGGAGACGCCACGTATGCCCGATACGGCTGAATCCTGGGCAGCCATTCTCGGCTTGGGTGTATTGTGTAGCGGCTTGGGATATATTTTGCAGACGCTCGCACAGCGTCATGCTTCTCCCACTAGAACGAGTCTGATCTTCTCACTCGAACCGCTGTTTGCAGCAGCCTTTGCCTTTACTTTTCAAGGGGAATCACTAACGTTGCAAGGATATGCAGGAGCGGCGTTGATGTTGGCCGGTGTTCTGATCACGGAGATCAAACTTCCACAGCCTGTCTTCTGGCGCAGGAAACGCCCGGTTTTACAGTCGGAACTCAGCGATCAGGGAGCACCAGGCGTATAA
- a CDS encoding LacI family DNA-binding transcriptional regulator, which produces MAKRVTMQQIADAAGVSKFAVSRALTGKPGVSEHTREMIVRTAGQLGYFRTEPKRYPVDTQATVEIKPEAKRQGTILILFPNIRSQNRSSLYWGPVFDGISERLNAQGMDILTLTEPSSDRMFSVLNPEAISGVITVGTISTSVLLEIYRLRIPLVMVDHEDPAVYADSVFTDNMKCMKELVLMLVGKGYRRFQFAGQLPDAVSFRERWLGYRTVLEEKQLQGEQQEGLLGQEYDQIQKSIAEMKLEDMPEVFVCANDHTAVIVLQELRSRGIQVPERCAVTGFDNTRTDEPILASVHIKKRIWAQEQ; this is translated from the coding sequence ATGGCCAAAAGAGTAACCATGCAGCAAATTGCGGATGCTGCGGGGGTGTCGAAATTCGCAGTTTCCCGTGCGCTGACGGGTAAGCCTGGTGTGAGTGAGCATACACGCGAGATGATTGTCAGAACGGCGGGGCAGCTTGGATATTTCAGAACAGAACCCAAGCGGTATCCGGTGGATACACAGGCGACAGTAGAAATTAAGCCAGAAGCGAAGCGACAAGGCACGATATTGATTTTGTTTCCCAACATACGTTCTCAGAATCGATCCTCCTTGTATTGGGGCCCTGTGTTTGACGGCATTTCTGAAAGGCTGAATGCTCAGGGCATGGATATCTTAACGCTAACAGAACCCTCTTCAGATCGGATGTTCTCGGTCCTTAATCCCGAAGCAATTAGCGGAGTCATTACGGTAGGCACCATCTCGACATCCGTATTGCTGGAGATTTACAGGCTGCGCATCCCGCTTGTAATGGTGGACCATGAAGACCCGGCCGTATACGCAGACTCGGTTTTTACGGACAATATGAAATGTATGAAAGAACTGGTTCTCATGCTGGTTGGTAAAGGGTACAGAAGGTTCCAGTTTGCCGGACAACTGCCTGATGCGGTAAGTTTTAGAGAACGCTGGCTTGGATATCGTACAGTGCTGGAAGAGAAGCAGTTGCAGGGAGAACAGCAGGAAGGCTTGCTGGGACAGGAGTATGATCAGATTCAAAAATCCATTGCTGAAATGAAACTGGAGGACATGCCGGAGGTCTTCGTATGTGCTAATGACCATACGGCTGTCATCGTGCTTCAGGAACTCCGAAGCCGGGGCATTCAGGTTCCTGAGCGCTGTGCCGTAACCGGGTTTGACAATACGCGGACGGATGAACCCATTCTTGCTTCGGTGCATATCAAGAAGAGAATCTGGGCACAAGAGCAGTAG